GCTGGTTGCTACAACTGTCTTTATCATGAAGAACTGAATCTGCCGGTCAGGGCGGATGTCGGCGCCAAGCTGGCCCTGATTTTTGATCACACAACGCAGCTCTTGCATGAATTCAGGCCCGAGATGGTGGCGGTTGAAGGCGTTTTCTTTGGCAGTAATGTCAAAAGTATGCTCGTATTAGGGCAGGCCCGCGGAGCGGTCATGGTCGCCTCAGCTAAAGCGGATAAAGCCATTTATGAGTATGCTCCGGCTTTAGTGAAACAGGCCGTGACGGGGTGTGGTAGAGCCGGAAAGGAACAGGTTCAGCAGATGGTGAAAATTTTATTGCGGCTAGATCAGATCTGTGGCGAACATGCTGCCGATGCTTTGGCGGTGGCACTTTGTCATCTGCAGCAGATCCAGTATCGCCCGGGTGAAAAAACATGATTGGTCGCCTGCGCGGCTTTCTGATCCTTAAAAACGGCAGTGAAATTATGGTTGATGTCGGTGGGGTCGGTTATCGTATGCTGGTTTCAGCCGCAACATTGCGGCTGTTGCCGGGAATTGATGCCGAAGTAACCTTATGGGTGACCACCAGGTTCAGGGACGAAGCCATTGTTCTTTATGGTTTTCTCGAACAGCGTGAGCAGGCCATGTTTCTGCGTCTTTTACAGGTTAGTGGAGTTGGTCCGAAGCTCGCTTTCGCAATTATCGCTGCAGGTGATATCGGTCGTCTGCAGCGGCAGATAGTTAATCAGGAGGTCGATGAGCTGG
This genomic interval from Pseudomonadota bacterium contains the following:
- the ruvC gene encoding crossover junction endodeoxyribonuclease RuvC, giving the protein MLVLGVDPGSMVTGYGLVERKAGCYNCLYHEELNLPVRADVGAKLALIFDHTTQLLHEFRPEMVAVEGVFFGSNVKSMLVLGQARGAVMVASAKADKAIYEYAPALVKQAVTGCGRAGKEQVQQMVKILLRLDQICGEHAADALAVALCHLQQIQYRPGEKT
- the ruvA gene encoding Holliday junction branch migration protein RuvA — translated: MIGRLRGFLILKNGSEIMVDVGGVGYRMLVSAATLRLLPGIDAEVTLWVTTRFRDEAIVLYGFLEQREQAMFLRLLQVSGVGPKLAFAIIAAGDIGRLQRQIVNQEVDELAKLPGVGKKLSRRLVVELGDQLKTEVGFFSDNVLGVDNANETGKTQTLAELKAALQVLGYRSSEVEEPAFRVVRENYGESLERLLKLVLQELHRG